In Pseudobdellovibrionaceae bacterium, the following proteins share a genomic window:
- a CDS encoding MFS transporter: MNTVDIPSPKQSVTVSSAIFWGPVLLAFFSLITLGWLDNARGPLYPQILEGLSLSHVQGGAFFAVASFMAVIANFLVPTLLKYFSSVSTLLIGLVCTMIFVVGLSFSTCFEILIGAAVFFGLALGIIMVTINIVIEEFVPKSKQRSFLSVMHSLYGLAAFLSPLLIGYILAWPIKWSNAFLPILFVSVPLFIFGVWQCLRVKKGQVPSAGVVSEVGLSADLMVTHKKEVLIFWSLFLACYVSSELYFSTRLTILYQEGLGQNLELSRKFLSFFFLGLFVGRVINSVLPVKVSGKSIIMLSLLTSLIWLIFCIVFEPTWIWFMGFLMAPVYPVTVSEIAKQAGHEFKKISAMAIAVSSFVVVIMHMLAGVIADEWGLKNSMYIPVCFLILGLGLVVTNWPRLDFSK, translated from the coding sequence ATGAACACAGTTGATATCCCATCCCCAAAGCAAAGCGTCACAGTCTCTTCGGCCATTTTTTGGGGTCCAGTTTTATTGGCCTTCTTCAGTCTGATCACATTAGGGTGGCTCGACAATGCTAGAGGTCCACTTTATCCCCAAATTCTAGAGGGATTAAGCTTAAGTCATGTGCAAGGGGGAGCTTTTTTTGCTGTGGCTTCCTTTATGGCAGTGATTGCTAATTTTTTAGTGCCCACATTGCTGAAATACTTTTCTTCGGTGAGCACTTTACTTATTGGACTGGTGTGCACGATGATCTTTGTGGTGGGACTGTCATTTTCCACGTGCTTTGAAATTTTAATAGGCGCAGCTGTCTTTTTTGGTTTAGCTTTGGGGATCATTATGGTCACCATCAATATTGTGATTGAAGAGTTTGTGCCTAAGTCCAAGCAAAGGTCATTCTTATCTGTGATGCACTCTTTGTATGGACTGGCGGCCTTTCTATCGCCTCTGCTGATTGGGTATATCCTTGCATGGCCCATCAAGTGGTCCAATGCCTTTTTGCCCATACTCTTTGTAAGTGTTCCGTTATTTATCTTTGGTGTGTGGCAGTGTTTACGAGTGAAAAAAGGTCAGGTGCCCTCTGCTGGAGTGGTGTCAGAAGTGGGTCTAAGTGCAGATTTGATGGTGACTCACAAAAAAGAGGTGTTGATCTTTTGGAGTTTATTTCTTGCATGTTATGTGTCTAGTGAACTCTACTTTTCCACACGATTGACTATTCTATATCAGGAAGGGTTGGGACAGAATTTGGAGCTATCCAGAAAGTTTCTGTCTTTTTTCTTTTTAGGGCTTTTTGTTGGTCGAGTGATCAATAGTGTTTTGCCTGTCAAAGTCAGTGGGAAAAGCATTATCATGCTGTCGCTTCTTACGTCTTTGATCTGGTTGATATTTTGTATTGTATTTGAACCCACATGGATATGGTTTATGGGATTTCTAATGGCTCCTGTTTACCCCGTGACTGTCTCTGAAATTGCTAAACAGGCAGGACATGAATTTAAAAAGATTTCAGCGATGGCCATTGCTGTCAGTTCTTTTGTGGTGGTGATCATGCACATGCTTGCGGGGGTGATCGCAGATGAGTGGGGTTTAAAAAACTCCATGTATATTCCTGTCTGTTTTTTGATCTTAGGTTTGGGGCTTGTTGTCACAAACTGGCCTCGATTAGATTTCTCTAAGTGA
- a CDS encoding insulinase family protein: MRMFIAVAFLVFGMAQASAQELKLNVEKYKLKNGMTVLLHKDNRVPMVTVNQWYHVGSYDEEPHRTGLAHFFEHLMFKGTKKYASGSFDAMLTELGASNNAFTSSDYTGYYEMLPAAGLEKVLELEADRMVNLTLDMDEIQKEREVVKEERRMRVDNSPSGLAFETLMGMTFEGHPYGWSVIGSMDHLNATSMDDFKAFYKKYYAPNNSVLVIVGDFNVEQVKNWIDKYYAAIPASEIQKKQPPAFKPQTARRYKRIEKFDTRMQGIFFRVPGIGQKDAYVLDILAEALGGGEDSRLHKSLVDQMRLASNVSAWNYSLNHSGVLGLNINMIGKSRFDLVESEILRELERIKQKGLSETELKRTKDRIMLDFTTALATGSGKGRVLAATELIRGDYKEFFNDLKVYESVTNDEIKQAAKKYLSRNQANVLSLGK; encoded by the coding sequence ATGAGGATGTTTATAGCTGTAGCATTTCTGGTGTTTGGAATGGCTCAGGCGTCAGCCCAGGAACTGAAGTTAAACGTAGAAAAGTATAAACTCAAAAATGGAATGACGGTCTTACTTCATAAAGACAATCGTGTGCCTATGGTGACGGTCAACCAATGGTATCATGTAGGGTCTTACGATGAAGAACCTCACCGTACAGGCTTAGCCCATTTCTTTGAGCACTTGATGTTTAAAGGAACAAAAAAATATGCTTCAGGATCTTTTGATGCGATGTTGACAGAGCTGGGGGCTTCTAACAACGCCTTCACCTCTTCAGATTATACGGGCTACTACGAGATGCTTCCTGCTGCGGGACTTGAAAAGGTGTTAGAGCTAGAGGCCGATCGTATGGTGAATCTGACCCTAGACATGGATGAAATCCAAAAAGAAAGAGAAGTGGTCAAAGAAGAACGCCGTATGCGTGTGGATAACTCTCCCTCGGGTTTAGCTTTTGAAACATTGATGGGTATGACCTTTGAGGGGCATCCTTATGGTTGGTCTGTGATTGGTTCTATGGATCACTTAAACGCCACCTCTATGGATGACTTTAAGGCTTTTTATAAAAAATATTATGCCCCTAATAATTCAGTCTTAGTGATTGTGGGGGATTTTAATGTCGAGCAGGTGAAAAATTGGATTGATAAATACTATGCTGCTATTCCTGCTTCTGAAATTCAAAAAAAACAACCACCAGCGTTTAAACCTCAAACCGCAAGAAGATATAAACGCATCGAGAAGTTTGATACTCGTATGCAAGGAATCTTTTTTAGAGTGCCTGGCATTGGTCAAAAGGATGCCTATGTTTTAGATATTCTGGCTGAGGCTTTGGGTGGTGGTGAAGACAGTCGTTTGCATAAATCTTTAGTAGATCAAATGCGACTAGCTTCTAACGTGAGTGCGTGGAACTATTCTCTCAATCACAGTGGGGTGCTGGGGCTTAACATCAATATGATTGGCAAAAGTCGCTTTGATCTTGTTGAGAGTGAAATTTTACGTGAGCTTGAAAGAATCAAACAAAAAGGTCTGTCAGAGACAGAGCTAAAGCGAACTAAAGATCGCATCATGCTTGACTTCACCACGGCACTGGCGACTGGAAGTGGTAAAGGGCGAGTTCTTGCGGCCACAGAGTTGATCCGTGGAGACTATAAAGAGTTCTTTAATGATTTAAAGGTTTATGAGTCTGTGACAAATGATGAAATCAAACAAGCGGCAAAGAAGTACCTCTCCAGAAATCAAGCCAATGTATTGAGCTTAGGAAAGTAA
- a CDS encoding insulinase family protein, with the protein MKQFNNEKNNTSDQMQKTGSWITSLCSFVLGILLIAGLGGCSSTSSTATTKFHFPQFETVVLENGVTLYFVKDSSLPYMSLQALFDVGSSLDPAGKEGSAVLMFEMLKEGSKNRPGSKLKEAYSNLGTSLSVSVERDFASLRTKALSKYSDQATSLFVETITSPEFGKKEFERRRNSQVAELERFMESPQVFVSMLFYFNLFGKDHAYGMPVPGTLSAVKGMNVADIENFYKSYMNPSRMHIAISGLYSESSKQILMQKLGALKAHEGSNLKAKTFAQVKEVPTKIIFVDKPNMAQAEVRIGYQSMKRNNPEFVKFQVANGVVAGGDFSSRLMQEARVKRGLVYGIHGSPQGLKEEGPIIFAASTRHEKISELLQVVLQQVESARLDGVTAKELKDQKATILGQLPRSFETTESYIARVMQYKLYGFDEDYLNTYVKDVASVSVKDASAILAKYYRNTNLQITILGSKASLTPDFEELGIPIEYKNYKSLGL; encoded by the coding sequence ATGAAACAATTTAATAATGAGAAAAATAATACGAGTGATCAAATGCAAAAGACAGGATCGTGGATAACATCTTTATGTTCTTTCGTTCTAGGAATTTTACTGATAGCGGGTCTGGGTGGATGTTCTTCAACCTCCTCTACTGCGACCACAAAATTTCATTTTCCCCAGTTTGAAACTGTGGTTTTAGAAAATGGTGTGACTCTCTATTTTGTTAAAGATTCTAGCTTACCCTACATGAGCTTACAGGCTTTGTTTGATGTAGGTTCATCCTTAGACCCTGCGGGCAAAGAGGGCTCAGCAGTACTTATGTTTGAAATGTTAAAAGAAGGTTCAAAAAACCGTCCTGGCTCTAAACTTAAAGAGGCCTACTCTAACTTAGGAACCTCGTTGTCTGTCAGTGTAGAGCGTGATTTTGCGTCCTTAAGAACCAAAGCTTTATCCAAATACAGTGATCAGGCGACCAGTCTATTTGTTGAGACCATCACCTCACCTGAATTTGGTAAAAAAGAATTTGAAAGACGCAGAAACTCCCAAGTGGCTGAACTGGAACGCTTCATGGAAAGTCCTCAGGTTTTTGTCAGCATGTTATTTTACTTTAATCTTTTTGGAAAAGATCATGCTTATGGAATGCCTGTTCCAGGAACCTTATCTGCGGTCAAAGGTATGAATGTCGCCGATATCGAAAACTTCTATAAAAGCTACATGAATCCTTCACGTATGCACATTGCCATATCTGGGCTTTACTCTGAATCTTCTAAGCAGATTTTAATGCAGAAGTTAGGAGCCTTAAAGGCCCATGAGGGTTCGAACTTAAAGGCCAAGACCTTTGCGCAAGTGAAAGAGGTGCCTACAAAGATCATCTTTGTGGATAAACCTAATATGGCTCAAGCAGAAGTGCGTATTGGTTACCAGAGTATGAAGCGTAACAATCCTGAATTTGTTAAATTTCAGGTTGCAAATGGAGTTGTTGCGGGAGGTGATTTTTCATCTCGCTTGATGCAAGAGGCGCGTGTGAAGCGTGGACTTGTGTATGGCATTCACGGTTCCCCACAAGGTTTAAAAGAAGAGGGCCCAATTATATTTGCGGCTTCTACTCGTCATGAAAAGATCTCAGAACTTTTACAAGTGGTCTTACAACAGGTTGAAAGCGCTCGTTTAGATGGCGTCACAGCTAAAGAGTTAAAAGATCAAAAAGCGACCATCTTAGGACAGCTTCCTAGAAGTTTTGAAACCACAGAGTCCTACATTGCCAGAGTCATGCAGTATAAACTTTATGGTTTTGATGAAGACTATTTAAATACTTATGTCAAAGATGTGGCGTCAGTTTCAGTCAAAGATGCAAGTGCTATATTGGCTAAATACTACAGAAACACAAATTTACAAATCACAATCCTAGGTTCAAAAGCCAGTTTGACTCCAGACTTTGAAGAGCTGGGCATTCCTATTGAATACAAAAACTACAAGTCTTTGGGGCTTTAG
- a CDS encoding S8 family serine peptidase, producing MKSFFVTKGIFLVSMTHLLIACGGADQVRYGAPQSESELGQLILGAEPSEKEKYLSAKPAAQIRILSEQHGFYEVLSEDSHEELAKHFPSALIQKNEFYIKKQSTSDADTLTGLFAAQNFSAAQDLIDNTQYHGLKVIGEEINFQTCKSNGLKPVIKILPVSDNLKRRAPLEIGETVILDASQSQPHAFTGGDLKLSFVIESPLGSHAKDIYADQTLRLTLDTMGVYRILVVAQDIKSVCHVETAKLLVTGNEEFKPSVVAMDARVSVQKFLHKLELGQAHKKSTGQGVLIAVVDSGVNYNHPHLVDNIFINTKETDYNSDQDGNGYRGDIHGWDFVNNDPYPFDDNGHGSHIAGLAAGKLLGVAPDAKILPVKVSNAEAMSDLGTTLQGLTYAIEMGAKVINMSFGSYRPPAAIENRILKLAEHADVLLVAAAGNGDPNSGLGIDTDRILHMPSGLTSPNLLSVAAVNEFDRLSYYSNFGSKSVHIATYGGEDFDFANRRPYDGMLYSTYIPNPDGLLFFPSQGTSMSTPIAVGIAALVFSYNSSLTAPEVSQILKQAGHKASALEGKILSGKVLTANSALDLAPVPTPTSTNLASQP from the coding sequence ATGAAGTCTTTTTTCGTCACTAAAGGAATTTTTCTAGTATCAATGACTCACCTTCTTATCGCTTGTGGCGGTGCAGATCAAGTCAGATATGGCGCACCACAAAGCGAAAGTGAGTTAGGTCAGCTTATTTTAGGAGCAGAACCTAGCGAAAAAGAAAAGTATTTATCAGCAAAGCCTGCTGCACAAATACGCATTCTTTCCGAACAGCATGGATTTTATGAAGTCCTTTCCGAAGACAGCCACGAAGAGCTTGCTAAACATTTTCCTTCCGCTCTGATTCAAAAGAATGAATTTTATATCAAAAAACAAAGCACCAGTGATGCTGACACATTGACGGGGCTTTTTGCGGCCCAAAATTTCTCTGCGGCTCAAGACTTAATTGATAACACTCAATACCACGGCTTAAAAGTGATCGGCGAAGAGATTAACTTTCAAACTTGCAAAAGCAACGGCCTAAAACCTGTCATCAAAATTCTACCTGTTTCAGACAATTTAAAGCGACGAGCCCCTCTGGAGATCGGCGAGACTGTGATCTTAGATGCGTCTCAAAGCCAACCTCATGCCTTCACGGGTGGAGACTTAAAACTGTCCTTTGTTATTGAATCTCCACTAGGCTCTCATGCCAAAGACATCTATGCGGATCAAACTTTAAGATTAACTTTGGACACCATGGGTGTTTACCGCATCCTTGTTGTTGCTCAAGACATCAAAAGTGTGTGCCATGTTGAAACCGCTAAACTTTTAGTTACAGGAAATGAAGAGTTTAAGCCTTCTGTAGTAGCTATGGATGCCCGTGTTTCAGTGCAAAAGTTTTTACACAAGCTAGAACTTGGACAAGCTCATAAAAAATCTACGGGCCAAGGTGTTTTAATCGCTGTGGTTGACAGTGGTGTGAACTATAACCACCCCCACCTTGTAGACAATATCTTTATCAATACTAAAGAAACCGATTATAATTCAGATCAAGATGGCAATGGCTATCGCGGGGACATCCATGGTTGGGATTTCGTCAACAATGACCCCTACCCTTTTGATGACAATGGACACGGAAGCCATATCGCTGGTCTTGCTGCAGGAAAACTTTTGGGTGTAGCCCCTGATGCTAAAATTTTACCCGTAAAAGTATCTAATGCCGAGGCCATGTCAGACCTAGGAACGACACTACAAGGTTTAACTTACGCCATTGAAATGGGAGCCAAGGTCATCAACATGTCCTTTGGGAGCTACCGTCCACCAGCTGCCATTGAAAATCGAATCTTAAAACTTGCTGAACACGCAGATGTGCTTCTTGTCGCTGCTGCTGGAAATGGCGATCCTAACTCGGGCTTAGGCATCGACACAGATAGAATTCTGCACATGCCTTCAGGGCTCACTTCTCCTAATCTTCTCAGTGTGGCCGCCGTCAATGAGTTTGATCGCCTGTCTTACTACTCTAATTTCGGCTCTAAGAGCGTACACATCGCCACTTATGGTGGAGAAGATTTTGATTTTGCAAATCGCAGACCCTACGATGGAATGCTGTATTCCACTTACATCCCTAACCCCGATGGACTTTTATTCTTTCCTTCGCAAGGAACTTCCATGTCCACACCCATTGCTGTGGGAATTGCCGCTCTTGTGTTTTCTTATAATTCTTCTTTGACCGCGCCTGAAGTCAGCCAAATCCTTAAACAAGCAGGACATAAGGCCAGTGCTCTTGAAGGTAAAATTTTATCTGGAAAAGTCTTAACCGCAAACTCAGCCCTTGATCTAGCTCCAGTACCTACTCCAACATCTACAAATCTAGCAAGCCAACCTTAG
- a CDS encoding LysR family transcriptional regulator, protein MNIQQLATFCTVVSEGSMTAAAEKLFLTQPAVSQQIRNLEDEVNCELLVRGVRSVKPTLQGQLLYDYAKRILHLTEQAEVALQAMSNELSGEIRIGTLNSLGLYLISPVIGLFMKHNTKLKIKLIYGSIHNLVKDLDEDQLDVLILPEPTFEVSDKFKSLGKKFLMTDEMWLVGSGRDSSLPQRVALKDYVANQVIYFTDKYVGFQAQLDEHLKAQGLKLNPIFESDNVGTLKRVIETGLGWGFLPAHSIKKQVRTGRLSKIMVEDVRFSTSVNMYYKNTKEVNDIVEVLFRAVRQQALN, encoded by the coding sequence ATGAATATTCAGCAATTAGCAACGTTTTGTACGGTCGTCAGCGAAGGAAGTATGACTGCTGCGGCTGAAAAACTGTTTTTGACTCAGCCCGCAGTGAGCCAACAGATCCGAAACTTAGAGGATGAAGTCAATTGTGAGCTTTTGGTTAGGGGTGTGCGTAGCGTTAAACCGACCCTGCAAGGGCAGCTTTTATATGATTACGCTAAGCGCATTTTGCATCTGACAGAGCAAGCCGAAGTGGCTTTGCAGGCCATGTCCAACGAACTTTCAGGTGAAATCCGCATTGGGACCTTAAACTCTTTGGGACTTTACCTTATCAGCCCTGTCATTGGTCTGTTTATGAAGCACAATACAAAACTTAAGATCAAATTGATTTATGGCTCGATCCATAACCTAGTGAAAGACTTAGATGAGGATCAGTTAGATGTTCTTATTTTGCCAGAGCCTACTTTTGAAGTTTCAGATAAATTTAAAAGCTTAGGTAAAAAGTTTTTAATGACAGATGAAATGTGGCTGGTAGGTTCAGGTCGTGACTCGTCTTTACCACAAAGAGTGGCTTTAAAAGATTACGTTGCCAATCAAGTGATCTATTTCACCGACAAGTACGTCGGATTCCAAGCCCAACTTGATGAACATCTCAAAGCTCAAGGTTTAAAATTAAACCCCATTTTTGAATCCGATAACGTAGGTACATTAAAACGAGTGATCGAAACTGGCCTAGGCTGGGGCTTCTTACCCGCTCACAGCATTAAAAAACAAGTACGCACAGGCCGCCTAAGTAAAATCATGGTGGAAGACGTCCGCTTTAGCACATCTGTAAACATGTATTATAAAAACACAAAAGAAGTGAACGATATTGTTGAGGTGCTTTTCCGCGCCGTCCGCCAACAAGCCCTAAACTAA
- a CDS encoding kinase/pyrophosphorylase: MIQNKKIYVLSDGTGETAMSMLQAALVQYHNSDIKIIRVKNVRSPSQIERTMEEVKEENGFVVYTLVSKSMRELIQNLSQSLNVPSVDLLGPVLEQLDLFFDLQKREHLQAGLLRTVDDKYFKRIEAIEFTVRHDDGKTLSQLDKADIILVGISRTSKTPLSIFLSHKGWKVANIPLVLGTSLPDELFEVDQRKIVGLTINEDKLHLIRRKRLENFGQDPGGEYANLDHIQKELDYANDIFKKNRRWPIVNVTDRALEETAAEVARIVAARLGKSMDPLF; this comes from the coding sequence ATGATACAAAATAAAAAAATCTATGTGCTTTCTGACGGAACAGGTGAAACGGCCATGAGTATGTTACAGGCCGCTCTTGTGCAGTACCATAACTCAGACATTAAGATCATTCGTGTCAAAAACGTCAGAAGCCCCTCTCAAATCGAACGCACGATGGAAGAGGTGAAGGAAGAAAACGGTTTTGTGGTTTACACGCTTGTGAGCAAAAGCATGCGAGAACTCATCCAAAATTTATCTCAATCCTTGAATGTACCCAGTGTAGACCTCTTAGGCCCTGTCTTAGAGCAATTGGACTTATTTTTTGATCTGCAAAAACGCGAACATTTGCAAGCAGGACTTTTACGTACTGTTGATGATAAGTATTTTAAACGCATCGAAGCCATTGAGTTTACTGTAAGGCATGATGATGGCAAAACTTTATCTCAACTAGACAAAGCCGATATCATTTTGGTGGGTATCAGCCGCACCAGCAAAACTCCACTTTCTATATTTTTAAGTCATAAAGGCTGGAAGGTTGCAAATATCCCTCTGGTTTTAGGAACATCACTGCCAGATGAACTCTTTGAAGTCGATCAACGAAAGATTGTGGGCCTCACCATTAACGAAGACAAACTTCACCTGATCCGCCGCAAACGCCTAGAAAACTTCGGCCAAGACCCAGGCGGCGAATACGCAAATCTAGATCATATCCAAAAAGAATTAGATTACGCCAACGACATCTTCAAAAAAAACAGACGCTGGCCGATCGTCAACGTCACCGACCGCGCCTTAGAAGAAACAGCCGCAGAAGTCGCCCGCATCGTCGCCGCCCGTCTCGGCAAAAGCATGGATCCTCTATTCTAA
- the nusB gene encoding transcription antitermination factor NusB — translation MRATRENTLKILFQQEFTQNPLDESLKHFREYFIKDEPVNWEFIQAVTSYVHAHREDLDQQIASLANNWKLERLALVDLLLLRIAIAEIKLNLTPFKVAINENLEVAKVYSSKDSVGFINGVLDQWGKEHGATE, via the coding sequence ATGCGTGCCACGCGTGAAAACACGCTTAAAATTTTGTTTCAACAAGAGTTCACCCAAAATCCCCTTGATGAAAGCTTAAAGCACTTTCGCGAGTACTTCATTAAAGACGAACCCGTCAATTGGGAGTTCATTCAGGCGGTCACCTCTTATGTTCATGCTCACCGCGAGGATCTTGATCAACAAATTGCGTCCCTTGCCAATAACTGGAAACTTGAACGTCTTGCACTAGTGGATCTTCTTCTGTTGAGAATTGCCATCGCAGAGATTAAACTAAATCTAACGCCTTTTAAAGTGGCCATAAACGAGAACCTAGAGGTGGCAAAAGTGTACAGCTCTAAAGACTCCGTAGGCTTCATCAATGGGGTGCTTGATCAATGGGGGAAGGAACATGGGGCAACTGAATGA
- the nrdR gene encoding transcriptional regulator NrdR: MNCPYCGHQDTRVLETRLSKSGNSIKRRRECQKCKSRVTTHEVVELNYPMIVKKDGRREAFSKTKLLAGLQAACQKRPIAQSQLETIVEKISHKILQRGEKEVAADLVGRYVMTELKKIDEVAYVRFASVYMTFREVNEFVETLGGDPKWV, translated from the coding sequence ATGAATTGCCCCTACTGCGGTCACCAAGATACAAGAGTTCTCGAAACAAGATTAAGCAAATCTGGCAATAGCATTAAGAGACGGCGCGAATGCCAAAAGTGCAAATCCAGAGTCACCACTCACGAAGTTGTGGAACTGAACTATCCCATGATTGTCAAAAAAGATGGACGGCGCGAAGCCTTTTCAAAAACTAAACTTTTGGCGGGCTTACAAGCCGCTTGTCAAAAGCGTCCTATTGCTCAATCCCAACTTGAAACTATTGTTGAAAAGATCAGTCATAAAATTCTTCAACGTGGAGAAAAAGAAGTCGCCGCCGATTTGGTCGGTCGTTACGTGATGACTGAACTTAAAAAGATCGACGAAGTGGCTTACGTGCGTTTTGCTAGCGTGTATATGACCTTCCGTGAAGTGAACGAATTCGTAGAAACCTTAGGTGGAGATCCAAAGTGGGTCTAA
- a CDS encoding RsmB/NOP family class I SAM-dependent RNA methyltransferase — protein MSKKVKSSSPNSSRSSRYSGSKSASSSRSTKYSSSKPSNPARSSERSGSKFASTSRYAESKPSGPSRDFGSKSSARPSGATKTTNVGSAKKFHRPLLKELIPSLVLVFEEKKPASKVLDNVFRHNLRWGSRDRKVFAEVFYEIIRKRYALSYEAQENINASSDILAHYYLKKNDYHVLEAPDLRGLGRGDVKRAPLWIRYSYSERFHEVCQSQMTTQLKEYYQASEEVAPVFLRANTHLTSVQELKRTLEEEGIATDKVPASTSALRLRERQNIFKSPAFKKGLFEVQDGGSQLIAPFLQAEPGQRVIDACAGSGGKTLHLATLLGNTGKVLALDIYEWKLGELKKRAKRNSLQNIETRLIEGQKTIKRLADSADRLLLDVPCTGSGVFRRNPDSKYRWEAEDFERIYNLQKEILNSYSKMLKVGGKMVYSTCSVFHSENQKQVEAFLAENPGWELEETRSIFVGENDFDGFFMARLKRVAAH, from the coding sequence ATGTCTAAAAAAGTAAAGTCCTCATCACCCAATTCCTCACGCTCCTCGCGATATTCAGGCTCGAAGTCCGCAAGCTCTTCACGTTCTACTAAGTATTCGAGTTCTAAACCCTCAAACCCTGCGCGTTCCTCTGAACGTTCGGGTTCTAAGTTTGCAAGCACTTCACGATATGCGGAGTCTAAACCTTCAGGTCCTTCTCGAGACTTCGGTTCTAAATCCTCAGCGCGTCCTTCGGGGGCAACTAAAACTACTAATGTGGGGTCTGCTAAAAAGTTTCATCGGCCTTTATTAAAAGAGCTGATTCCTAGTTTGGTACTGGTCTTTGAAGAGAAGAAGCCTGCTTCAAAAGTTTTAGATAATGTTTTTCGTCATAATTTAAGATGGGGCAGTCGCGATCGTAAAGTGTTTGCGGAAGTGTTTTATGAGATCATTCGCAAGCGTTATGCTTTAAGTTACGAGGCCCAAGAAAACATCAATGCGTCTTCAGATATTTTGGCCCACTATTATTTGAAAAAAAATGACTACCATGTTCTAGAAGCTCCTGACTTACGAGGACTGGGGCGTGGGGATGTGAAAAGAGCGCCTCTGTGGATTCGTTACTCGTATTCAGAACGTTTTCACGAAGTGTGTCAGAGCCAGATGACGACTCAACTCAAAGAGTACTATCAGGCCTCAGAAGAGGTGGCTCCTGTGTTTTTACGTGCTAACACACACCTTACAAGTGTGCAGGAGTTAAAGCGGACTTTAGAAGAAGAGGGCATTGCCACAGATAAGGTGCCTGCCTCGACGTCGGCATTAAGGCTGCGAGAAAGACAAAATATATTTAAAAGCCCAGCGTTTAAAAAAGGACTTTTTGAAGTGCAAGATGGGGGCTCGCAGCTGATTGCGCCTTTTTTACAAGCAGAACCAGGGCAGCGAGTGATAGATGCGTGCGCGGGATCAGGTGGTAAGACACTGCACTTAGCCACCTTACTGGGGAACACAGGGAAGGTGTTAGCCTTAGACATTTATGAGTGGAAGCTTGGGGAACTTAAAAAACGCGCCAAAAGAAATTCACTGCAAAATATTGAAACACGACTCATTGAGGGGCAAAAGACCATCAAACGTTTAGCAGATTCGGCAGATCGTTTGCTTTTAGATGTGCCGTGCACGGGCTCGGGTGTCTTTAGACGTAATCCTGATTCAAAATACCGATGGGAAGCCGAAGACTTTGAGCGGATTTATAATTTGCAAAAAGAAATTTTAAACTCCTATTCTAAAATGTTAAAAGTGGGCGGCAAGATGGTTTATTCTACGTGCAGTGTTTTTCATTCTGAAAACCAAAAGCAAGTGGAGGCATTTTTAGCTGAAAATCCTGGTTGGGAACTGGAAGAGACTCGCAGTATTTTTGTGGGTGAGAATGACTTCGATGGCTTTTTTATGGCCAGATTGAAACGAGTGGCCGCTCACTAG